The Pararge aegeria chromosome 21, ilParAegt1.1, whole genome shotgun sequence genomic sequence AAAACCTATCAGAAACGTATTATTACAACGACCTGACCTCTTCATATATATTGTACGTGCTACGTTGCCAGTAGTTTTGGGAGATTTGGATTCTCTTTGTATCATGCCACTGAAACATTGTTTTGATTAATACgcgtaattatataattaattaataataacggTACCCATTTAGTTTTCATTcgcatatatatatgtatacatacaaTCCATAAAAAGGGACGagtcattaaaaatatagtttggCAATCTAGAAGGGTATCGAATACACTTAGCGAATTTTACAATGAGTCGTTTGCTGTTAGTGCCATTTGTTGGTCAGAAAAGGACATGATGATGCGGTACGCTAAAGCATGATTTAAAAGCattgcaaaaaaatatgatgaGACTTATCGCCGTGCTGCGTATCTCTTTgttctataataataacaaaacaaaatcgtCCTTTCGATAAATATAGTTGATGagtaatgtattatttatttattgttcttaggTTAATGACAATTCGTTTCAATGTTTATTTGAATCAAAATTCCTATCGAAGTTTGTTGACAGTTTCGTACAACAAGGGCGtattggaatcctcgtagctttaatttaaagttaaagaaTGGAGGTACCACCATCTACTCACTAAATGaacgaattttaaaataaatgatgaaaTGTCTgtgctatcatcatcatcatcatcatcatcctcataatatcaacccaccACCGGCCCATTTCtgggccgtaatccaccacgctggcttagtgcggattaGAAGACTCcgcacacttttgagaacattatggagaactctcaggcatacaggttacctcacaatgttttacttcactgttgaagcaaataatattttaattgcttaaaaccaacataacatagaaaagtaaGAAGTGCGCGAAGGAATTCGAAaacgggcccccgaaagtgaagtcgaagtcctagccactgggctatcaccgcttcaatttgCGGAAATAACATGATATCCAACGAAAGTTAAgctaaatcttatatcttttaaatctttaaacgagcaattcttgtatatatataattggaatctcggaatcggctccaacgattttcatgaaatttagtagtatctagctaggattcatttatattggaatctcgggcaaaaactgcaaaaaatatcctttttgagagattctgatgcgtgcgatgcgtgaacggtaaacgttacgccaaacaacggaagtatgtagtaagtatatcggaattgttgtttttttaagttctataaaacagtccgcgacaacatgcgaatattttttaagtcggctcattcgcggacgaagtcgcgcgggtttGTTAGTTCGCTATAATCTGCAAAAAAACAGGAAATCTGTGATGCGATTTATACTCCTTTTATCATCCGAACAAATAGGTCTTCCAAAATTAACTCCCTTGGCAATAATTTCTTGTAAAGTAATCATCTACTAAGGATGCTCCGGacggaaacgtgcgtagagtatAGAACGTAGTTTGGTATGGAAGGACGAtggtgtaaaaattatgaattgaACCGTGCAGATTTCCTTCTTCTCGcgaattatatcaaattaagcttaaggtTCACAGTAGATAGTTTTGGATGTTCAGCGTATGcttatccttacttatattataaatgcaaaagtgtgttcgtttgtttgtttgttctttcttCACGCCAAAACCAACCAACGAATGAACCTGATTTTTGGGGCATAGAGTTAGATGAAACAACGGGGAGTACCTAGAGTAGTAAaatggtactttttatccctggaaagCCAACggctcccacgggatttgtaaataaGTCGGGCAACAGCCCGTATCAGCATAAAACAGATCCGcgttttcatatatttattaaggttATCATCGACGAAGGTTTACATCACAGTCGGTCGAGACACGCACGCATAAAAGGCAAAAACAAATCGTAAAACCTGTTGCATTGTTCCGTCGCGAGAGATCTCCACTGTCGTGATAAAAGCAAATCATTTTCTAACACGTGTCCTATTTTACAAATAATGATTTTGATGTTCAAGGACGAGAGTTAGATTGATAcaactctttattgcacataattaAACGATAAAGGAGTAATATaagaagtaagaaaaaaaaaaacaaaattaagaatGCTCAAAGGCGCAAGGTCCTAACGCAATAGGTTAATTAATCATAACAtgaactttattaaatttacgtACCTATTCTTACCTATTCTTCaagtacttttttaaatattgctcgAGTATTTATTAAGATAACATGTACAGATTTTGAGATAAAGACGTGGTTAATAAAAGGGGATATCGAAAGATGGACAATAAGGCccatatttttcaataaaagagtATAACGTCGAAGTTGTTAGACATTGTTGTGCCACACTTGAACTGACAGAATATCAGAGCGTAAAAAAATACTGCGTAACGATTCTGATAAGTTAAAAGTaatctattttcttttatattaaccctctgtatattatagatttAATTCGGCTTTGGGTCATATCATTACATAACAATATGAATTTGttacacaaaatttaatttttttttaattcaaaaattatagatTCCAAGAGGCTCACAGTCACAGCACAGAAACAGTGCAGTTTCATCAAACTCTAAGAAGTCACATCTCTCggtgaaaaattaatttattaagagtACGGTAAAAAAATGGACTATTTACTCTATTGAGTcatcaaaaataaatcttatacgcggtaataactaataaaccagataatacttaaaatgtacatatatatatatatatatatacttccaCTAGAAAGCCTGATTTCAAGTCCACTAAAAAACCTAATTCAACATTACAGAGCGCAGAGACGTCACGAAACGTTACCAAAATCGTAGATAGCGTTAGACAGAGTGAAAGTGAAGCAAAACCAATCAATATTATTAGACAATATTGATGTTTTGcgtctttttaaataatagcgTTAAAACagccaaaaaattaaatttatttacattttattccagatgcgttttctttcagtttcgaATACTAAATTCGTATTCATGATTTGTAGCACAAATTACTTTTGTCTGCCTCATGGCATTACGAAATGTCACCTCGGTTAATAacatagtaaaacaaaaattactttttGCGTCTTTTGTTTATTAAACGGCACACATTAGGTATCGAATATTTTATCTATCACCTCActtttcaattaaattcaaattttcgatACATTATAGTTCGTCCGCACTTAACATAAAactaattcaaatattttttattgaatcatATTATCAAATGTACACTGATAACACGATATCACTAAGTTTTATCAAACGACACAATCACATAATCTGTTGGAATATAATAGATTCCAACTTTTTTTGACactgaaaaattaatatgcacGTATATCTAAATTTGATAGAACCTAAATGTGGGAATATCCTTTTTCATGTAgaaatttctataaaatttaaaagttaaaagacaagttaaaaaatttacttcacaactgaatgataaaaatataattcaatctTAAAAATTCAAACGTGGTGAACAAACACGACTCAATAGCCTTGGATTTTAGAACTCCTTTCAGAAGACATATGTCTAGGAGTGGAATTCAATTGTTGTTGATgattatatatactaaatagTCGATGAAAAATTACTATGCTGCATtaaaggaaattataatttataaggtTATAAGGTATGACCCTTAAGAGCACCATCTactgaaatgttattttttaccaaacccattaaaggaaattataatttataaggtTATAAGGTATGATCCTTAAGAGCACCATCTactgaaatgttattttttactaaacCCTATGTTGTAGTGGAGGCATTCTGGAGTTTTTGCGAGGCACTCATATAGAAGATGATAGAAGCTATATTATATCGTTGACATTTTTAATTCCATCAAAATCTCTAGGCTTAAGCAAATTGTGTTAGTCAACtggtaaacaatattttcaggTGAATGCTAGTGTGTTTGAAATTTTTCCTAAGTACAAGCCATTTTCACAATAGCCATGTTGATTGTTGGAATGTGTAACAAAGCTGTTTTTTtcgaataaaaaatgttgatcgACATTAAACAACTGGTAAACTTACTACATGCAAAAGCAATTGTAGTGATCTATAAAGTATTGCGTTTCTgtaattttctattattatatttgaaatgaAACTGGCATTTTGGCACAGAATTTTTCTGTGACGCGAATACAAAAACGTCTGCGGTTCAAACTCACAAATCCAATTTATCAAAACAAAGGAAACTACACCGTTAATTAAAGTAGATTTTGTTATACAAATGAGTTGTAGGAATAATTATTGTGCAACCAGAGTATCCCTCAAGGCTGATGGGTGAAACCGATACCGACACGTCCGTATAGTTTGCCTCACCGCCGCTACTTTCCGCGCTCTCTAGTGGTTGGGATGTCCAACGATATTTATAGCTCACTTCTGTTTATATTGTTTTCCGTAATGACTTAGGATTTTATGTTTTACATGATTCCTAATATTTATTGCAGTTATTGATCATTcacaataatatgtaaatatgaatcatgttaaacattttttttattgtatatattgtttttattttttattctactacaagttggcccttgactgcaatcccacctgctggcaagtgatgatacagtctaagatggtaacgggttaacctgtCAGATTTATGGCAGTTAAACCCATGCtgaattgcttagcggcacgtctttttcggtagggtggtaactaaacatggccgtagcctcccaccaaaccagaccaggcaaaattcagaaattatgaattcccaaagtATCattgccgggaatcaaaccagGGACCTCCAAATTTAAAACTACAGCGCTAACAGCTGCGCCAGTGGTCGTAATGGAAGTAATTTCATTAGAAATAAAACAGACTGAAGGTAGATTGAATTCTTAAATAGATTGAGGAAGCgttgtttaaaacaaaaccaCGAACAATAGGTGcgaacaaaattcaaatcacAGTCACTTCCGATCGGTTGCCTGATGTTTTCGTGGGCGTCACCTTCATAGGTTACTTCCTGAGCGGACTTCCAATAGCCAAACTACGAGAGGAAGATTGCTGTCGGAGCAGCGACCGACCGCGCTAACGTAGCCTTGGACGCGAGCTCCCTGCATTCTAATCGAACGGCCTTGCGGAAGCGCGTGCGCCGGACAGCTCTCGTAACATGCACTTCTTGACCGGCGTAATATCAAAAGATCCGACGCCCGATCGTTCAGCTACACGTAACTATTACAAAAAAGTAGCTAATGCTAAGAAAGCAGAACTTGCGGCGAAACTGTTACTAACGTTGTAGTCGTTGGATGGCATTACCGTGTTGTCCTGCACCTGGAACAAGCAGCGATTGATCCCAATGCATGGCGCATACATGCTGATACATGAGTACAATGCTGAGCTGAATTCCAGGTTGTGCCCAAGAAAAAATATGGGGTGTCGTTGGCATTGTTGTGTGGAGCCAtcactttctttcttttttatagaagcccgataaaaataaatatattttaaacatacagAGCTATGTGATCAGATCCTTTGGGCTTACTAACATCGCTTAAATCAATATtcaatactgctttaagcgatgttaGTAAGATAAGAATTGCGATAAAATGACAGCTTTATGGTATAACTTGACGTCCCTAAAATAATTCTACTGCTTTTAAGCGGTGGCTGGCAGCTTACTGCCTAGTATTTAGTTGTAGGTTATATCGAATTGTGAATACAAAGGTGGTAAACAGGCCCATTTATACGTGTACGAATGACTCGTTGAGTAAGTAATGTTTAAACTAAATAGACCGCTGTAGCCAGTAATGTCGGTGTTGATACGCACCAGCGAATCTATACAAGATTGGCAGTGGTTTAGTATTCGTGtgtactttaaattaaatataaaacttacgGCATAGTGTTTAGCTTCATGTATGTGTCTAGAGGCAGGGGCTccgtacttttattattttcgtttgTTCCGGAGAGCCGTCGTGCTGTGCGTATCCAGCTACTCCTTTGTCTTCGGAAGCCTTTGTCGTTTTTTAATAACTGAATATGCCTTTTAACAATGTCATGCCATTTCCATTTGACTGTTGCAGGGGAATCACTAGCAGCATCCTCTTTACAGATTTGCAAACCGTCACTAAACCTTcgcatattttgtaaatatacttCATTTGATTTAGGAGGAAggcttcttcttctctcttcaTGAACTATGCACGATTCCTGAGCATTTTGTTCGGCTATCCATTTTGAAATGAAATCATTTTTATCACAGACTTGAGTAATCACTGGCTCTTCTTTGGGTTGTGGTGGTATCCAATCCAAGCTGACCCATTGACTAGATTTTGgtttagatttaaaaattacgtCTATTTCATCATCGCAGTCCGACGAGCCAATCGAACAAACAGAGGTCTTTTTTCTTCGAAATCGCGACCGTACTATCGGTTTGCAACTTGAAAATGACTCAGTATTTGACACAAAGTCTGTAGTATCTTCTTTTCTTACATCCTGTAAACTCTTAAGAGCACTGTTAATAGTCTCTATGTTAGCGTAAGAGTTTTCGGAGCAAGATGAGTCCACACTAAACCTGCCTCTTTGTACCGGCTTAGATCTAGCAACATTTGTGCTACAACTTTCAATTATCCCACAACCTATGTCTCGTTCGCTAATTAAGGATATTCTCCTTTCATTGGATCTTTCGTTTtccatttctattattttagcCATGCtggtaaaattattttctttagcaGGTTCAATTATTCTAGTTAATTTTTGGGATAGAGATTCCTCCTCAATATATTCGGTACTATTAGTAAGGGTAGAAACTGAATTGTCTTCATTAAATTCTATAATCCTAGTAATTTTTTGTGTCATTTCATTATCTTCCTCTAATGCCACAGGTGAAGGAAATTTATCGTTCTCAAATTCAATTATCCTAGTTATCCTTTGCAAGGGTTCTTTTTCGGGTTCATTCATACTTTCTGAATTAAAGTCGTTTAATTCGATTATTCTCGTTATTCTTTGGGGGTAATTGTCTTTCTCTGTTCCATATCGTTCCTCAATTTTCGGATTTTTGGTTTTGCTAATACAAAATTGACTATCTAATTCGGGATATTTCGTTTTAGATGAACTGGAATTTTCAATTATTACCTTTTCTTCTAAGGAATTATGGCGGCTTTTTGCTATCTGTAGTGCACTCTCAGAGAGGAAAACACAGGGAACCTCCACTTGCATTGACATTTTGCGTCGTCTAGTCatggtttctttttctttattaatgtcattttctaaactTTCGGACACCGCCGTAGGTGGTAAAATAATCGGTGTCCCCGCTACCATACGTAAGAAGTCTGTAACGGCAGCTATATGGGCTCCAGTAACGGCCCCTTGCAATTTAACACCAGAAACTTGATGGGGTACAAGTTGATTATCGCGCATACACCATACAACGGGCAAAGCCCCTTCTGACACCATCGTCTTGTCtcaagttaataaaattaaaacactatTCAACAACAGTCCGATAAACTATCACAATGGTACTCAAAATCACTGGCGCATTTCAGGGCTACAGCCtttcttaaaacaaaaacaatatgaaACTTTAAACACGTAAGTGTGACGTCTATGGGGCGACATAGCGCAGACGCGGTGGGTGCAAGCGATGCGTAGCGCGGCGAGTCTACGCGTCCGAGCGGCGCGGAGGTCGCGAGAGATAAGGCGGTGAGAGTCGCACGCGCAGCGACGCCGCCCGCACCGCCCCGCCGCACCAAAGCCATCTCTTATGatcatacataaatttttatCTGATGCACTCTGGTAAATTATGTAACGGTATAAATGACCTATTAATCTTTAAATTAACTATCGTAGGAATTTGTCAATTCCATTACTGGGCAATTATGCGATCTTTCATTAATCTCTATAACCCTGTATAGTTTTAAAGTTGTATTAGgttatatacattacatatttcggttcattttactaaatattttaagtatgtggccatgattatatattttttatttcaaattttattaaactttgtcTAATTGGGCATTCCTAGgctaactattttaatattatacaaatggTAACACGATCACTAGAAA encodes the following:
- the LOC120633528 gene encoding uncharacterized protein LOC120633528 isoform X2 produces the protein MVSEGALPVVWCMRDNQLVPHQVSGVKLQGAVTGAHIAAVTDFLRMVAGTPIILPPTAVSESLENDINKEKETMTRRRKMSMQVEVPCVFLSESALQIAKSRHNSLEEKVIIENSSSSKTKYPELDSQFCISKTKNPKIEERYGTEKDNYPQRITRIIELNDFNSESMNEPEKEPLQRITRIIEFENDKFPSPVALEEDNEMTQKITRIIEFNEDNSVSTLTNSTEYIEEESLSQKLTRIIEPAKENNFTSMAKIIEMENERSNERRISLISERDIGCGIIESCSTNVARSKPVQRGRFSVDSSCSENSYANIETINSALKSLQDVRKEDTTDFVSNTESFSSCKPIVRSRFRRKKTSVCSIGSSDCDDEIDVIFKSKPKSSQWVSLDWIPPQPKEEPVITQVCDKNDFISKWIAEQNAQESCIVHEERRRSLPPKSNEVYLQNMRRFSDGLQICKEDAASDSPATVKWKWHDIVKRHIQLLKNDKGFRRQRSSWIRTARRLSGTNENNKSTEPLPLDTYMKLNTMPCRTTR
- the LOC120633528 gene encoding tyrosine-protein kinase Tec isoform X1, with the protein product MVSEGALPVVWCMRDNQLVPHQVSGVKLQGAVTGAHIAAVTDFLRMVAGTPIILPPTAVSESLENDINKEKETMTRRRKMSMQVEVPCVFLSESALQIAKSRHNSLEEKVIIENSSSSKTKYPELDSQFCISKTKNPKIEERYGTEKDNYPQRITRIIELNDFNSESMNEPEKEPLQRITRIIEFENDKFPSPVALEEDNEMTQKITRIIEFNEDNSVSTLTNSTEYIEEESLSQKLTRIIEPAKENNFTSMAKIIEMENERSNERRISLISERDIGCGIIESCSTNVARSKPVQRGRFSVDSSCSENSYANIETINSALKSLQDVRKEDTTDFVSNTESFSSCKPIVRSRFRRKKTSVCSIGSSDCDDEIDVIFKSKPKSSQWVSLDWIPPQPKEEPVITQVCDKNDFISKWIAEQNAQESCIVHEERRRSLPPKSNEVYLQNMRRFSDGLQICKEDAASDSPATVKWKWHDIVKRHIQLLKNDKGFRRQRSSWIRTARRLSGTNENNKSTEPLPLDTYMKLNTMPWYFRKIKRIEAEKKLLLPENEHGAFLIRDSESRHNDFSLSVRDGDTVKHYRIRQLDEGGFFIARRTTFRTLQELVEHYSKDADGLCVSLSKPCVQVEKPVTEGLSHRTRDQWEIDRSSLKFVRKLGHGQFGEVWEGLWNNTTPVAIKTLKSGTMDPKDFLAEAQIMKKLRHSKLIQLYAVCTLEEPIYIITELMKNGSLLEYLQGKGRGLKLQQLIDMAAQIAAGMAYLESQNYIHRDLAARNVLVAEGCLVKIADFGLARLIKEDEYEARVGARFPIKWTAPEAANYSKFSIKSDVWSFGILLTELVTYGRIPYPGMSNAEVLHQVEHGYRMPCPPNCPAALYEIMLECWHKDALKRPTFETLQWKLEDFFTMDNSEYKEASAY